One window of the Actinomycetota bacterium genome contains the following:
- a CDS encoding diguanylate cyclase, whose product MDQGSDLRGLSGRITTVAVVASAPLAAVVVGAAVALVTAGADDRTASLLVLVATASCLLVVVVGAVALYRGVARPLARLRSVLAHADPDAMPPDVLDRPDEVGALARSLAGAVARVNEQRELVEELSLRDADTGLYAVREFRQRLENEVARSRRHARTLTLLVASVEGRESLTTAEARAVAAQLEASIRPTDIAARTGLARFAAILPETAGHGAEVVAERLRTAVRELPDDLVLSVGLAAFPGDAGTADQLVIAADDATGAASLRGGDQIRHYGDL is encoded by the coding sequence GTGGACCAGGGCAGCGACCTGCGCGGCCTGTCCGGGCGCATCACGACCGTCGCGGTCGTGGCGAGCGCCCCGCTGGCTGCGGTCGTCGTCGGAGCGGCGGTCGCGCTCGTGACGGCGGGCGCCGATGACCGCACGGCCTCCCTGCTCGTGCTGGTCGCGACCGCGAGCTGTCTGCTCGTGGTCGTCGTCGGGGCGGTCGCGCTGTACCGCGGTGTGGCGCGACCCCTGGCCCGTCTGCGCTCGGTCCTCGCCCACGCCGATCCGGACGCGATGCCGCCCGACGTGCTCGACCGACCCGACGAGGTCGGCGCGCTGGCGCGATCGCTCGCAGGGGCCGTGGCACGCGTCAACGAGCAACGCGAACTGGTCGAGGAGCTGTCGCTACGGGACGCCGACACCGGCCTGTACGCGGTGCGCGAGTTCCGTCAGCGCCTGGAGAACGAGGTCGCCCGATCACGGCGGCACGCCCGCACGCTCACGTTGCTCGTGGCGAGCGTCGAGGGACGGGAGTCCCTGACCACGGCGGAGGCACGGGCCGTTGCCGCACAACTCGAGGCGAGCATCCGGCCCACCGACATCGCCGCGAGGACGGGGCTGGCTCGCTTCGCGGCGATCCTGCCCGAGACCGCCGGCCACGGCGCCGAGGTCGTCGCCGAGCGTCTCCGCACCGCGGTGCGCGAGCTGCCTGACGACCTCGTCCTCAGCGTGGGGTTGGCGGCGTTCCCCGGCGACGCCGGGACAGCTGACCAGCTCGTCATCGCTGCGGACGACGCCACCGGTGCCGCCAGCCTCCGCGGAGGAGACCAGATCCGCCACTACGGCGACCTGTGA